Proteins found in one Etheostoma spectabile isolate EspeVRDwgs_2016 chromosome 14, UIUC_Espe_1.0, whole genome shotgun sequence genomic segment:
- the gmeb1 gene encoding glucocorticoid modulatory element-binding protein 1 isoform X1: MATTDEVTVSMAEVVMVKGDSEGDPDDPNKTQVILQLQPIPTGDESAETDAAVMTVEAHPEQTDGEDVEIGCPITCGESKAVLLVKKFVCPGINVKCVKYEDQLISPKQFVHMSGKATLKDWKRAIRMGGVMLRKMMDSGQLDFYQHSTLCTNTCRSTKFDLLINNTRFPPDGSGLTTPTSSQAQVVLGNGGTAGEDRAEVLSAKMDWISSSLEAADRKESNEISEDTLNFWKGIADVGLLGEVVTNISTELLELLNGVQQRREPAGLQDTDSCLVEVAVLSNLAQVFGLLDSVKKTLEKTRQQMDPSQEHTLSTLTNLEVQLEEQRKQQQVQALLSCPQPAKNKTPTKRQTKRPRLQRPASTTTLVTSSINQQAALQPQQFTVLSPISLSSVGQPFTMGSLPIASLAQSSNTVTLLPAGSQLFTRYMVTAGDGKGDTITLHPSSGLTLVGTTMQDSSQLGTMVSPIELLHLSQQAGGGEMVPIEGQVMDGTMLVQQEVMQSEAEAGQEHTVIEINPAPMEQAVGVMELQLSEESGRDGAAMMVQSAMEVTMAAAGEETQCQMQEAQTGGVQGLQLDASGQLSGVQIVVIEENTQEENTVK; the protein is encoded by the exons ATGGCGACCACCGACGAGGTCACAGTGTCGATGGCGGAGGTGGTGATGGTGAAGGGGGATAGTGAAGGAGACCCAGATGACCCCAATAAGACTCAGGTCATCCTCCAGCTCCAGCCAATCCCCACTGG AGATGAATCTGCTGAAACAGATGCAGCTGTCATGACTGTTGAAGCACATCCAG AACAAACTGATGGAGAGGACGTTGAAATTGGCTGTCCCATAACATGTGGCGAGAGCAAAGCTGTGTTGCTAGTGAAGAAATTTGTATGCCCAGGAATCAATGTAAAGTGTGTCAAG TATGAAGACCAACTGATCAGCCCCAAGCAGTTTGTGCACATGTCTGGGAAAGCCACTCTGAAAGACTGGAAGAGAGCCATCCGGATGGGTGGAGTCATGCTAAG AAAAATGATGGATTCGGGTCAGCTTGACTTCTACCAGCACAGCACACTGTGCACCAACACCTGTCGCAGCACAAAGTTCGACCTATTAATTAACAACACGCGGTTCCCTCCTGACGGCTCCGGGCTGACCACGCCCACATCCTCTCAAG CTCAGGTGGTCCTGGGTAATGGTGGCACAGCGGGCGAGGACAGAGCAGAAGTTCTGAGTGCAAAGATGGACTGGATTTCAAGCTCGCTGGAGGCTGCGGACAGAAAGGAATCGAATGAGATCTCAG aggacacGCTGAACTTCTGGAAGGGTATCGCCGATGTGGGTTTGCTGGGTGAAGTGGTGACCAACATCAGCACggagctgctggagctgctgaacGGCGTGCAGCAACGCAGGGAGCCAGCTGGCTTACAGGACACAG ATTCCTGTCTGGTAGAGGTGGCGGTGCTCAGCAACCTTGCCCAAGTGTTCGGCCTGCTCGACTCGGTCAAGAAGACACTGGAGAAGACGAGGCAGCAGATGGATCCCAGCCAGGAGCACACCCTCAGCACGCTCACCA ACCTGGAGGTGCAGCTGGAAGAACAGAGGAAGCAGCAGCAGGTGCAAGCTCTGCTGTCCTGCCCGCAGCCCGCCAAAAACAAAACTCCCACGAAGCGGCAGACCAAGCGACCGCGTCTCCAGAGGCCTGCATCCACCACCACCCTCGTGACCTCGTCCATCAACCAGCAGGCCGCCCTGCAGCCCCAGCAGTTCACCGTGCTCTCCCCCATCTCACTGTCCTCGGTGGGCCAGCCGTTTACCATGGGAAGCCTGCCCATCGCCTCCCTGGCCCAGTCCTCCAACACGGTCACCCTGCTCCCCGCCGGCTCGCAGCTCTTCACCCGCTACATGGTGACGGCCGGAGACGGAAAAGGGGACACCATCACCTTGCACCCGTCCTCGGGCCTCACACTGGTGGGCACCACCATGCAGGACTCAAGCCAGCTGGGCACCATGGTGAGCCCCATAGAGCTGCTTCACCTGAGCCAGCAGGCCGGCGGCGGCGAGATGGTGCCCATAGAAGGCCAGGTGATGGATGGCACCATGCTGGTGCAGCAGGAGGTGATGCAGAGCGAGGCGGAGGCCGGCCAGGAGCACACGGTCATCGAGATCAACCCGGCTCCCATGGAGCAGGCGGTGGGAGTGATGGAGCTGCAGCTGAGCGAAGAGTCGGGCAGAGACGGGGCTGCTATGATGGTCCAGAGTGCAATGGAGGTGACCATGGCTGCAGCTGGGGAGGAGACACAGTGCCAAATGCAGGAAGCACAGACTGGGGGAGTCCAGGGGCTGCAGCTGGACGCCAGCGGACAGTTGTCAGGGGTACAGATAGTTGTAATAGAAGAAAACACTCAGGAAGAAAACACGGTCAAATAA
- the gmeb1 gene encoding glucocorticoid modulatory element-binding protein 1 isoform X2, whose translation MATTDEVTVSMAEVVMVKGDSEGDPDDPNKTQVILQLQPIPTGDESAETDAAVMTVEAHPEQTDGEDVEIGCPITCGESKAVLLVKKFVCPGINVKCVKYEDQLISPKQFVHMSGKATLKDWKRAIRMGGVMLRKMMDSGQLDFYQHSTLCTNTCRSTKFDLLINNTRFPPDGSGLTTPTSSQAQVVLGNGGTAGEDRAEVLSAKMDWISSSLEAADRKESNEISEDTLNFWKGIADVGLLGEVVTNISTELLELLNGVQQRREPAGLQDTEVAVLSNLAQVFGLLDSVKKTLEKTRQQMDPSQEHTLSTLTNLEVQLEEQRKQQQVQALLSCPQPAKNKTPTKRQTKRPRLQRPASTTTLVTSSINQQAALQPQQFTVLSPISLSSVGQPFTMGSLPIASLAQSSNTVTLLPAGSQLFTRYMVTAGDGKGDTITLHPSSGLTLVGTTMQDSSQLGTMVSPIELLHLSQQAGGGEMVPIEGQVMDGTMLVQQEVMQSEAEAGQEHTVIEINPAPMEQAVGVMELQLSEESGRDGAAMMVQSAMEVTMAAAGEETQCQMQEAQTGGVQGLQLDASGQLSGVQIVVIEENTQEENTVK comes from the exons ATGGCGACCACCGACGAGGTCACAGTGTCGATGGCGGAGGTGGTGATGGTGAAGGGGGATAGTGAAGGAGACCCAGATGACCCCAATAAGACTCAGGTCATCCTCCAGCTCCAGCCAATCCCCACTGG AGATGAATCTGCTGAAACAGATGCAGCTGTCATGACTGTTGAAGCACATCCAG AACAAACTGATGGAGAGGACGTTGAAATTGGCTGTCCCATAACATGTGGCGAGAGCAAAGCTGTGTTGCTAGTGAAGAAATTTGTATGCCCAGGAATCAATGTAAAGTGTGTCAAG TATGAAGACCAACTGATCAGCCCCAAGCAGTTTGTGCACATGTCTGGGAAAGCCACTCTGAAAGACTGGAAGAGAGCCATCCGGATGGGTGGAGTCATGCTAAG AAAAATGATGGATTCGGGTCAGCTTGACTTCTACCAGCACAGCACACTGTGCACCAACACCTGTCGCAGCACAAAGTTCGACCTATTAATTAACAACACGCGGTTCCCTCCTGACGGCTCCGGGCTGACCACGCCCACATCCTCTCAAG CTCAGGTGGTCCTGGGTAATGGTGGCACAGCGGGCGAGGACAGAGCAGAAGTTCTGAGTGCAAAGATGGACTGGATTTCAAGCTCGCTGGAGGCTGCGGACAGAAAGGAATCGAATGAGATCTCAG aggacacGCTGAACTTCTGGAAGGGTATCGCCGATGTGGGTTTGCTGGGTGAAGTGGTGACCAACATCAGCACggagctgctggagctgctgaacGGCGTGCAGCAACGCAGGGAGCCAGCTGGCTTACAGGACACAG AGGTGGCGGTGCTCAGCAACCTTGCCCAAGTGTTCGGCCTGCTCGACTCGGTCAAGAAGACACTGGAGAAGACGAGGCAGCAGATGGATCCCAGCCAGGAGCACACCCTCAGCACGCTCACCA ACCTGGAGGTGCAGCTGGAAGAACAGAGGAAGCAGCAGCAGGTGCAAGCTCTGCTGTCCTGCCCGCAGCCCGCCAAAAACAAAACTCCCACGAAGCGGCAGACCAAGCGACCGCGTCTCCAGAGGCCTGCATCCACCACCACCCTCGTGACCTCGTCCATCAACCAGCAGGCCGCCCTGCAGCCCCAGCAGTTCACCGTGCTCTCCCCCATCTCACTGTCCTCGGTGGGCCAGCCGTTTACCATGGGAAGCCTGCCCATCGCCTCCCTGGCCCAGTCCTCCAACACGGTCACCCTGCTCCCCGCCGGCTCGCAGCTCTTCACCCGCTACATGGTGACGGCCGGAGACGGAAAAGGGGACACCATCACCTTGCACCCGTCCTCGGGCCTCACACTGGTGGGCACCACCATGCAGGACTCAAGCCAGCTGGGCACCATGGTGAGCCCCATAGAGCTGCTTCACCTGAGCCAGCAGGCCGGCGGCGGCGAGATGGTGCCCATAGAAGGCCAGGTGATGGATGGCACCATGCTGGTGCAGCAGGAGGTGATGCAGAGCGAGGCGGAGGCCGGCCAGGAGCACACGGTCATCGAGATCAACCCGGCTCCCATGGAGCAGGCGGTGGGAGTGATGGAGCTGCAGCTGAGCGAAGAGTCGGGCAGAGACGGGGCTGCTATGATGGTCCAGAGTGCAATGGAGGTGACCATGGCTGCAGCTGGGGAGGAGACACAGTGCCAAATGCAGGAAGCACAGACTGGGGGAGTCCAGGGGCTGCAGCTGGACGCCAGCGGACAGTTGTCAGGGGTACAGATAGTTGTAATAGAAGAAAACACTCAGGAAGAAAACACGGTCAAATAA